One window from the genome of bacterium encodes:
- a CDS encoding glycosyltransferase family 4 protein has translation MEVTPPHKILYVITKANWGGAQKYVFDLALEAKKRGYDAAVAYGEEGLLAKKLAEAGVRTMRVAALRRDVLGLGEFKAAAELWRLFREERPDIVHLNSSKAGFIGTLAARMARVPRIVFTAHGWAFNEPRRKFEKNLFGILHHLTILGTHRTICNSEATYRDVACMPGARGRLVVIYNGVEPVELHGRAAARAKLAPGLKATFWLGTLAELHRVKGLDVALRAFSKIAERFPDMALVLMGSGEERAHLTALAHWLGIEKRVFFCGHVENAAGYLPAFDLFLLPSRSESFGYVVAEAGLARVPVIASSVGGVPELIEHKVTGLLVPPDDADALAQAIADLREDPALAAGLAGKFFERVHRDFSKQKSLDETFALYGL, from the coding sequence ATGGAAGTTACGCCCCCGCACAAGATTCTCTACGTCATCACCAAGGCAAACTGGGGCGGCGCGCAGAAATACGTCTTCGACCTCGCGCTTGAGGCGAAAAAACGCGGGTACGATGCGGCGGTCGCGTACGGCGAGGAGGGGCTCCTGGCAAAAAAACTCGCGGAGGCGGGCGTGCGGACGATGCGCGTCGCGGCGCTTCGCCGCGACGTATTGGGGCTCGGGGAGTTCAAGGCGGCGGCGGAGCTGTGGCGTTTGTTTCGGGAGGAACGTCCGGACATCGTGCACCTTAACAGCTCGAAAGCGGGGTTTATAGGCACGCTCGCGGCGCGGATGGCCCGCGTGCCGCGCATAGTCTTCACGGCGCACGGATGGGCCTTCAACGAACCGCGCCGGAAGTTCGAGAAGAACCTTTTCGGCATCCTCCACCACCTCACCATTCTCGGGACGCACCGGACGATCTGCAATTCGGAAGCCACGTACCGGGACGTTGCGTGCATGCCGGGCGCCCGGGGAAGGCTTGTCGTGATATATAACGGGGTCGAACCGGTGGAACTGCACGGGCGGGCGGCGGCGCGCGCGAAGCTTGCCCCCGGTCTTAAGGCTACATTCTGGCTCGGTACGCTTGCGGAACTCCATCGCGTGAAGGGCCTTGATGTCGCGCTCAGGGCGTTCTCGAAGATCGCGGAGCGCTTCCCCGACATGGCGCTTGTGCTTATGGGAAGCGGCGAGGAACGCGCGCATCTCACCGCCCTTGCGCACTGGCTTGGCATCGAGAAGCGCGTCTTTTTTTGCGGACATGTGGAAAACGCGGCGGGCTATCTCCCGGCGTTCGATCTGTTTCTCCTTCCGTCGCGCTCCGAAAGCTTCGGGTACGTGGTGGCCGAAGCGGGGCTTGCGAGGGTGCCCGTGATCGCAAGCAGCGTGGGCGGCGTGCCGGAGCTTATCGAACACAAGGTGACAGGGCTGTTGGTACCTCCGGACGATGCCGATGCGCTCGCGCAGGCGATAGCAGACCTGCGGGAAGATCCCGCGCTTGCCGCCGGACTTGCCGGGAAGTTCTTCGAGCGCGTGCACAGGGATTTCTCAAAACAGAAATCGCTTGACGAGACATTCGCGCTTTACGGCCTTTAG
- a CDS encoding FtsW/RodA/SpoVE family cell cycle protein gives MRELFSKAEGFPRRFDWLLILPAITLTLLGVLTMNTFGVGASLAPRQLEWLVLAVFAYFALSSLDLRFLRRKEVVFAAYALAVALLALLLLVAHKVMGAKSWFLLGGFSFQPADFAKLALVMLLSKYLSRRHVDIAQLKHVIISGLYAAALILLVLVQPDLGTAVILSAVWLGMMLVSGISKKHLALVALAGIVAAAGFWSLGLHDYQRTRIVAFLNPAADIRGAGYNAYQATVAVGSGEWLGKGIGYGTQSKLRFLPEYETDFVFAAFAEEWGFVGVLLLLLLYGLLLARLIDIAKRAATNFDAFFTLGVALVLMAHLFIHAGINLGLLPVTGTTIPFMSSGGSHLLMEFAALGIVSSLARHGRSVSRSLAGQEYIG, from the coding sequence ATGAGGGAACTGTTTTCGAAGGCCGAGGGCTTCCCCCGCCGGTTCGACTGGCTCCTCATCCTTCCGGCCATAACGCTCACGCTGCTTGGCGTCCTTACCATGAATACGTTCGGCGTGGGCGCAAGCCTCGCGCCGCGCCAGCTTGAGTGGCTCGTCCTCGCGGTATTCGCGTATTTCGCCCTTTCCTCGCTTGATTTGCGGTTCCTGAGGCGCAAGGAGGTCGTGTTCGCGGCGTACGCGCTTGCGGTCGCGCTCCTCGCGCTCCTCCTCCTTGTCGCGCATAAGGTAATGGGGGCGAAAAGCTGGTTTCTTCTTGGCGGCTTTTCGTTCCAGCCCGCCGATTTCGCGAAGCTCGCGCTCGTAATGCTTTTGTCGAAATACCTCTCTCGCCGGCACGTCGACATCGCGCAGCTGAAGCACGTCATCATTTCCGGCCTCTATGCGGCCGCCCTGATTCTTCTGGTCCTCGTGCAGCCCGATCTCGGGACCGCCGTGATACTTTCCGCCGTATGGCTTGGCATGATGCTCGTTTCCGGCATCTCGAAAAAGCATCTGGCGCTCGTCGCGCTTGCGGGCATCGTCGCCGCGGCGGGGTTCTGGTCCCTTGGCCTTCACGACTATCAGCGGACGCGCATTGTCGCCTTCCTCAATCCCGCGGCCGACATCCGCGGCGCGGGCTATAACGCCTATCAGGCGACGGTCGCCGTGGGCTCCGGGGAGTGGCTCGGGAAGGGAATCGGATACGGCACGCAGTCGAAGCTCCGGTTCCTTCCGGAATACGAGACGGACTTCGTGTTCGCCGCGTTCGCCGAAGAGTGGGGCTTCGTCGGCGTTCTCCTTCTCCTGCTTCTCTACGGCCTCCTGCTCGCCCGCCTCATCGATATCGCGAAGCGCGCGGCGACCAATTTCGACGCGTTCTTCACGCTTGGCGTCGCCCTCGTCCTTATGGCGCACCTTTTCATACACGCGGGGATCAACCTGGGACTCCTGCCGGTTACCGGCACGACGATACCGTTCATGAGCTCCGGCGGGTCGCATCTCCTTATGGAATTCGCGGCGCTTGGCATCGTCTCATCGCTTGCCCGGCACGGCAGGAGCGTCTCGCGTTCGCTCGCGGGCCAGGAATATATAGGCTAA